The genomic window TCGCGCGCCTCCTGGCCCGGCATCTGGGCATTCCGGGCGTGCATATCGACGAGAACGCCCAGGACGCGCTGCCCGAATACTGGGTCGAGGCCGTTGTCAATGATCTCCGGGAAGCCGGTCGCGGGAGGTCGATCGTTATTCCCGGCGACGGTCAGCCGCCCGTCGTACACGCCCTCGCTCACGCGATCAATGGCGTGCTCGGCAACATGAACGAAACGGCCGTGTATCTCGAGCCTGTCGAGATCGAGCCCACGGACCAGACCGATTCCCTGCGCCAACTGGTCGCGGACGCGCACGCCGGCAAAATTGAACTGCTCCTCATCCTCGGCGGTAATCCGGCCTATTCGGCGCCCGCGGATATCGACGTGCGCGGGGCACTGTCGGCGCTTCAAGGCAGGAGCGCCACCGCGCACCTCACGCCGCATTACAACGAGACTTCCGCGCTGTGCGCGTGGAGCGTGCCCGAAGCGCATTTCCTCGAGGCATGGAGCGACGTGCGCGGCCACGATGGCACGGCCACAATCGTGCAGCCGTTGATCGCGCCGCTCTATGCCGGCGCGAAATCCCTTCACGAGATCCTGGAACTGCTGCTGGGCCGCGAAGACGCGCAGGGCTGCGACATCGTGCGCGAATCCTGGCGCGCGCAACGCGGCGCGGCGGATTCCGAGACCTTTTGGAAAACAGCGTTGAGCCGGGGGCTGATGGACGGCACGGCGGCGCCGCACGCGCAAGTCCAGCTCCGGCGCAACTTCCCGCGGCAGGCGGCGGTTGTCCGTTCGGGCATGGACGTCGTGTTCCGCACAGACCCCGCCGTCTTTGACGGCCGCTTCGCCAACAACGGCTGGCTCCAGGAATTGCCCCGGCCGCTCACGAAGCTGACGTGGGACAATGCGGTGATTATGAGCCGCGCAACGGCGGCGGCACTCGGCGTGAAGGACGAAGACCTCGTTTCCGTAACGGCTGCCGGGCGCACCGTGCGCGGTCCCGCGCTGATTCAGCTGGGACACCCCGACGACACGGTGACGCTCCACCTCGGCTACGGCCGGGAACAGGCCGGACGGGTCGGCATGGGGGCCGGCTTCAACGTGTACCCCTTGCGCACCGCGGACGCGCCGTGGTGCGCGACAGGCGCGGCGGTCGAGAAGTCCGGCGGCGTCTATCCCCTCGCGCGGACCGAGAGCCATTACCTGATTGAGCAGAGCGAGCACGCGGGCCGCCGCCATCTGGTGCGTGAGACGACCCTGACCCGCTTCCGGGAACATCCGGATTTCGCGCAGCACATGGGCCCGCACGCCCCGGAACCGGAGCACACGCTGTACGGTCCCGGAGAGAAGCACTACGACGGCTACGCTTGGGGCATGACCATAGACCTGAACCGGTGCACCGGCTGCAACGCGTGCATCGTCGCCTGTCAGGCGGAGAACAATATCGCTGTCGTGGGCAAGGAACAGGTGCTCCGGCAGCGCGAAATGCAGTGGATCCGCGTAGACCGTTATTACAGGGCCGACAGCGCGGCCGGGTTCGACGACCCTGAAACCGTGTTTCAGCCCATTCCCTGCATGCAATGCGAGAACGCGCCCTGTGAGCCCGTGTGCCCCGTCGGCGCGACCATGCACAGCAAAGAGGGGCTCAACGACATGGTCTACAACCGGTGCGTCGGCACGCGCTATTGCTCGAACAATTGCCCCTACAAGGTTCGCCGCTTCAATTTCTACAAATTCGCGGACCACGAAACGCCGCAACTCAAGCTCATGCGGAATCCGAACGTGACGGTGCGCGGCCGGGGCGTCATGGAGAAGTGCACGTACTGCGTGCAGCGCATTAACGCGGCACGCATCGAGGCGAAGCGCGAAGACCGCGGCATTCGCGACGGCGAAGTGGTGACGGCGTGCCAGGCAGCGTGCCCTTCCGGCGCGATCGTGTTCGGCAATATCCACGACGCGGCCAGCCGCGTGGCGCGGATGAAGGCAGACCCGCGCAATTACGGCCTGCTCGCCGATATCGGCACACGCCCGCGCACGACGTATCTCGCCAAACTCAGGAACCCGTCGCCCGCCTTGGAGCAACGGAAACAGCAGCATGCGGGCGCCGCTTCGCGCGAGACGGGCGGCAGCCCGGTGAACGCGCCCGAGGAGCACGCGTAAGCACATGGAAGACCGCATTCAACACCCGGGGTTGCAGCCTGCAGGCCATTTGATTGAGCCGGGCCACGACGACGCGAGCATCACGAGCGCGGTAAGCGACATCGTGCTCGAAAAGCCGCAACCGAAGGCGTGGTGGGCGGTCTTCTTCGTTTCCGGCGGCCTGCTCACAATTCTGGGGCTGTCTACGTTATGGCTGTTCTGGGTGGGGCTGGGCATCTGGGGCGTCAACGTGCCGGTCGGCTGGGGCTTTGCCATCGTGAACCTGGTCTGGTGGATCGGCATCGGCCACGCGGGCACGTTGATCTCGGCGATCCTGCACTTGTTCCATCAAGGCTGGCGCACGGCGATCAACCGGTTTGCCGAGGCCATGACCCTCTTCGCCGTAATGTGCGCGGGCATCTTTCCGCTCATCCACGTGGGGCGGCCCTGGGTCATCTACTTCATCTTCCCCTATCCCAACACGATGTCGCTGTGGCCGCAATTCCGCAGCCCCCTTCTGTGGGACGTGTTCGCGATCTCGACCTACGCCACCGTCTCGCTGCTCTTCTGGTATACGGGGCTGATTCCCGACCTCGCCACGCTGCGCGACCGCGCGCCGCGCGGCATCAAGAAGATGCTCTACGGCGTGTTCGCGCTGGGCTGGCGC from Candidatus Hydrogenedentota bacterium includes these protein-coding regions:
- a CDS encoding TAT-variant-translocated molybdopterin oxidoreductase — its product is MAASTSDVQASYDALRARLARETGPVYWRSLDELATLDEFDALVHREFPGGVTDLLDPVSRRNFLKVMGASVMLAGLASCARQPDETIVPYVRQPEETVPGKPQYFATAATLGGYGVGLVATSHTNRPTKLEGLPEHPSSLGRTDAFAQAALLDLYDPDRLDAVRKAGQTAAYGDFVAALRPVLERVAANQGAGLYLLTETMTSPTFAWQIRGLRERFPQLRWHQYEPANRDNVRRGALDAFGAYVETIYDFSKAAVVLSLDADFLCTGPARIRYAADFASARGPEHGAMNRLYVAECAPTLTGANADHRLSVRYPHIETLARLLARHLGIPGVHIDENAQDALPEYWVEAVVNDLREAGRGRSIVIPGDGQPPVVHALAHAINGVLGNMNETAVYLEPVEIEPTDQTDSLRQLVADAHAGKIELLLILGGNPAYSAPADIDVRGALSALQGRSATAHLTPHYNETSALCAWSVPEAHFLEAWSDVRGHDGTATIVQPLIAPLYAGAKSLHEILELLLGREDAQGCDIVRESWRAQRGAADSETFWKTALSRGLMDGTAAPHAQVQLRRNFPRQAAVVRSGMDVVFRTDPAVFDGRFANNGWLQELPRPLTKLTWDNAVIMSRATAAALGVKDEDLVSVTAAGRTVRGPALIQLGHPDDTVTLHLGYGREQAGRVGMGAGFNVYPLRTADAPWCATGAAVEKSGGVYPLARTESHYLIEQSEHAGRRHLVRETTLTRFREHPDFAQHMGPHAPEPEHTLYGPGEKHYDGYAWGMTIDLNRCTGCNACIVACQAENNIAVVGKEQVLRQREMQWIRVDRYYRADSAAGFDDPETVFQPIPCMQCENAPCEPVCPVGATMHSKEGLNDMVYNRCVGTRYCSNNCPYKVRRFNFYKFADHETPQLKLMRNPNVTVRGRGVMEKCTYCVQRINAARIEAKREDRGIRDGEVVTACQAACPSGAIVFGNIHDAASRVARMKADPRNYGLLADIGTRPRTTYLAKLRNPSPALEQRKQQHAGAASRETGGSPVNAPEEHA